GGAtcccccttttatccatttcgctatgcttgctggtgacgtgtaaaggcctctccaggattgggacacgcgtctctgacatacagattcgggcgtacgggggtatcagccgcctgctccatgcgtaacggcctctgattctcctcgtgcgtacgctcgagcggattTGCTAGGCTGTCTGAGTAtggctctggatactgggctgggccgagagtcgggccggacgctgaaCCTAAGAGGAGAGGGCCTACTGGTCGCGGACTGGGCCGATTtgagtgaagaagcttggttgagcCCGACCTTGAAGGTTacatgagccaggcttgttgtgcATATCGGGTGCGTGGACCTCTACgttatgggcctttggctgtggtcaagctcctgatccggggtgaagaaatctaGCGGTCATCAATGTGGATTTAatgtgtattttttaattttttaattaatatgtttaattaataatttcttaaagTTTATTGCATAGGTCTCAATACTGGACCAATGAAATGGCAACACATTATGTAATGAGTTAATagctttctctctcctcctttccctcccttcttctgatctaaaaaatgaaatgaaattatatttttctgaaattatctatttcaaacaaaaagttgatttttttaatactaaTAAAATGTGACAAAAAAGTTTCTTTCTAGAAGATCTCGACACAATTTTCATGGGCCAGGTTTTTTGTTGtattattatgaataaaaaaaaaaaaaaaagacatggAAGCCAGCTGAGATGCAGAAACATTGAATGAGGTCCCAGTGGATAAAGAATTACATTagatttttgccaaattacacAAATGGCCCTTCCACTGTTCTAACTACTCTAATTTTAGCCTGTCGGATTCTCACATGCAGTGATCTCGCTCAAAATATACCCTCAACAtctaaatttaacataaaattcTTATCAAATCATAtagatttttttcattttaaataaaaaaatcaattaaatttttacaaaatttttaattaccaaccaaaaaataaaatatatatctttttatattaattgcaaagttaaacAATACAAAAGTTCCATTCAAAATCATGGAGTTTAAAAGCGATATAAATTCATGTGAAATTATGTTCAATATAAAATGACTTCAATGTACCTAACATATAACATTTAGGGTCAACTTAGCTAATCCTCgacataaaaataaagaaaaattttaatatattaatttgatctatattaaatattaaattttacatcGATTGTGAAAAGAATAATGTGTTCTTATATGAATTATAGACAATTCTTTATTGAATTAGTTTTTAGAGTGAATTCTCAAGGTTTTTgccatcggacccttcgaagccCATCTCTTTCTCCTCCTCGACTTCTTTCTTACTTTATTGTGCTTTCTCCGAAAAGGTGAGTTTGaccctcaattttctttcagttttgagaagtttataaactttttaaagtattttcattgcATGTAAGGGTTGAGaattaagtttaaaaaaaaaaatattgagagTTGGAtgaatttttttgatttgatgGTTTTATTGAATACATGTTTAATTTTGGGTTAGTTTTAAGTAGTTCTTGATGTGTTGAATTGTATATGTATACTTTTGAGCTATTGCACGTGGGTTTACTCGCATTCTGGCAGCTGTTAGTTGAGGCAGAATTGGATTCTGTATTATAAAAAGACCtagatttggccgccgaacctgcctatgaaGGCTGCCTAACCTACCTTCAAAGGTTTGACCCTCGCATCTATAAGGGGACTTTAGGTCACCAAACTTGCCACCGAAATTTCCCTGTCTTACCGTATTCATCCCGTTTTCTACTTgttttcttatatatttttagaGGTTTCTTGGAGTAATGTCAAGTGTTGTAGAATTTATATTTGATCTCTCACTTAAGTAcatctgtgtaggattagaCTTAGGAAATCGTAGAAACCGGCAGTGAGATAACTACTTCAAAACTAGACTTGCATCCACCAgagatgagtagaactaaactaaactattatttttaaaaaataaaacgtgatgtgtatatgattagtttttttgcattagagttcatgaatatgatacattgtataagtaattgttgttgttgatagatgttggatgacccactatcCCTCGAGCatgttatgatatattatgacggatatggaaaGATTAAGGTTGCCCATTTTACACTCCTGGCATTATGTATCAGAGTGCTCATTTCACACTCCTTATACTAtaaatatgttatgtttaagagaaagtcctaaGTAGCACCCATTGTGGGTCGGATACTATTGGAATTATGgagggttactagtgacaaaTCTATTTTGATgtaaattgtttgtgttgtgacgcattcatatgatcatatattttattaaattgttttatgatTACGTTTCCACTTACTAGGCTCTAGTGACTTATCCATTTCCTCTAATCCTAGAATTGCAAGACTGGAGTTAATTCTGGAGGTTAGATGTGTTTTATGATATAGttctgatgtaatagttatagtTGTGAACGTGAAATAAATTGTGATttagaattgtgttttgcctgaattttttctttttgtaattcCTTTGTTCATGATCCTGTtgtgtaaaagttttaaaatttaaactttgttTGGACCAATCAGAAGCATATAATGATAAttatattggagcatttgacgAGGGTCTAgtatgaatttatatttttatttatatttatatacacaTGTCGAGTTTTAGTTTATGAATGAAAATACTTTGGtatgtttttaatattatgttTAAAATTGTATCAAGTGTAACTAGATGTAAAGAAGATTTGTTAttggttccggcgaccttaagttgatctgaaCTTTAAcatcggtagcggtccaatttctaatcgttataaaaatatttttaaatttttaaaattttaaaatttttcaaactaAACATTCCGTTAGTTttaatcattatttattttattatttaatttttgtaatatataaaaacttattaattaaattattaattttgtaaaaatattttttaattagtgtttttatatttagagtatttttttaaaaaaaatttataatatttaactattaaaattaatttaataattaattatttttttttaaattttaaaaatattttaatatatatttaaaattaaaaaattaattaaaattttttttataccatACGAATCatatagtaaatttttctatttttttaattttttttatttatgagaaaTGACCGGTCATTTGCGCGTTGTACAGATTTAGACTTCAAGTCCAAGTTGTTTAACTATCTATGACagagaaataaaatatgaaaaatttagaGGCGTTTGatttagtttataaaatttatttataaatatttaatacttataaattatttgaatcttataattttttaaaattttaagtaattatatatttagttaaaataattataaattactgATACACTGTTGCCATATTTGGTAATATGTACTTTATAAGTATATTATGAGtatgtttattattaaaattattataaaaatattaaataaaatatctactaaaatcttaaaattaaataaaagtaatataataatttatttaatcaaattaacttataaatttagtacttataaatactaaaataaaaagatgATGATCTTTAACATACTTTCAAACTTATGAGCtcgtaaaatattatatataaaaaaataagttcaTTTTTAAAGTTATAAGTTAGTTTGATCATTTATAAACTTATATAAATCCCTTTTTACTCTTTCGTCCTGTATTATTGgttttgtaaaatatatatatatatatatattttataaaatcgtatatagttttattttaaaaaaattaatttattcttttaaaaaataataaaaaagaaataattaaaattaaatttttataaaatttttattcaaaatttaaatatatatgagTTCGATACTTAAAATGACAATAAATcatgtatttatttttgaatatataatttgatCCCATCTGGATgaatttaaatagttataattaaatttaagatgaattcagatttaaaaaataatatctgtAGCcggtttgaattttatttatttaatatttattattcgaatccgtttatataaataaataatttaatataaacatatatattttatgataatatttataaaaaaaatttatatatttttattgaaaaattaaaatttaaatatttttaaataaaaaatattaataaagatattttttatttaaattattaattaaaatatatgacgttaaacaaaatttaaattttattttgataataaattgaatttaaaacaaatttgaataattatattaatttttaattaaagtattaCTAATATTAGTAAAGTTTAAATTAAGATAGTACATTGATATCCTATCCCCTTACGATTATCGCTGATATCTACCCATTTACATCCCTGACTTACGCTACTTCCATAAGCAGAGTAATTTTGATAAGCTTCCCAAAATTCTGTGAGCTTCGAtccttcaattttattttttatatttattttttaattgaatggtTTTACTTGTTGGGTTTGCTTCCTTAAAAAATAGAAGTAATAATATTCGATTCATAATTcaaaaaactattaaaaatatattttaaaacttaattattttaattttaatttttttaccatgcatgtattatttattttataataataaaaaagcagtttttaaattttcaaataattctGATTTGTATTGGATTGTACTACaactttttatagttgaaagaaTTTATAAAGCATGAGGAATTGGTACATCAGTGATattcaataatttttcttttctttattattttcaaaccCACCACCAGGGCCAATTATATGAATTTTCTATTGTCAAATGCATCATCAATATCAAGAAATTaaagtgaaaatatttttttaataaaatcaaatgaccCATCAGAAATTCAGATAGATTAAGAGAAACTCAAGACAAGACTAGGGGGGGCCTGGTTCTCATTTCTCATCTGATTCATTGTTTCTATGGCATGAAGATGCATGTCCCTTTCTATTTCCaccttatttattataataatgtcTGTAAAGGGCAGACAACTGAAATTGACGTTAGGAGCAACATACGGGGGATGCACAAACTGCAACCAACTCCACATCCATGACTCCATACGCTTTGATGTTTGGAGCACCACGCTTAGAAATCATCTGTACACCAGAAGCCTGGCAATCACAGAAAGATATTTTAAATCTGTtagtaaattttgataaaaataatttattaacagaTTTGACAAAATTATTAACGgatcaaaattaattagtagatttattaaaaatataaataattttaaaataattattattttgattaaataataaattttattattaatattatttttattaatttaataagatttaaaattatattattgttactaagtttttaatttatattcaatatttattagaaatatatagaaagtgaaaataagataaagaaaataagagaaaatgataaaaaaaataaaaaagaaaaaaagaaaaaattgatagaaaaataaaaattatgaaaaagaaagaagaaagagagtcGAGTAAAAAGGTGatcagaaaaataagaaaaaaaaggagaaaataattagaaaagaaaataaatgaagagaaaataatagaaaaaatatagataaaaagaaaataatagaaaaaaataatataagagaaaatagtatgaatgataattatagataaaataaagaatatgtgaagaaatggaagaaaatatttaaaaagaaaatggagaaaatgaaaggaaaattatagagaaaaataaaaaaaattaatagaagatGAAGATAGTGAGATAAAAAAAAGGATAAGAAATGAAATGAATATTGGAAGAAACATGAGAAGAAAAAATCATGAGATAAAGAAAGTGAAATGAAATAAAgtaattgaaaaaagaaaaaaaatgagagaaaggaaaagaaaataaaagaaatgaaaataataaaatgaattaatgaTAAATGGAGAAGAGGtggttttatatttatatacgcagattattaatggatttataatttattattaaatttaaaaaaataaacttttttcaTCGACGGatttaaaatatgttaataaatatattaataatataaaaatatgaatttttttaaaaaaaataaaaattttatacgagatatcattttaaatttactaaCGGACTTGATTCGTCGATAAATTCAACCTTcattttacttattaatttaatgataaaatttaataatggatTTTCAAATCTTTTagtgattttttaaatatattactaataaatttagaactgctattaatttaaatattttttttaaatttattaatagattgAAATCCGTAAGTAAAAAGAACATAAATaaaagtgaaaggaaaattatggaaaaaaataaaaaaaaagttaatagaAGAGGAAGATAGTGATAGAAGAGAAAGATAGTGATAAAAAAGGATAAGCAATGAAAGGAATGGAAGAAAAatagcagaaaaaaaaaagagataacaaagtgaaatgaaagaaagtaatgaagaaaatgagagaaacggaaaaagtgataaaaggagaagaggtggtgttatatttataaatgcggattactaatgaatttgtaattaattattaaattttctttaaaaaataaacttttttcCTTTCAATAATTATCAACGAATTTGAAATAtattagtaaatatattaataacctaaaaatatgatttctttaaaaaaaataaaaattttatataggatattattttaaatttactaacGGAAGTCATCCGTccataaattcaatattttttttacttaataatttaatgataaaatttagtaacgaatttttaaatctgttagtaatttttttaaatacattattaatgaatttagaaccgttattaatttaaatattttttttaaatttattaacagattgaaatccattaataaattacctataaatttattaactgattttaaattcattaataaatttcaacactaattattttatatatttataaattatcaataaattactGATAGATttactaataattttaagtttattaataaatttcaatactaattattttatatatttataaattattaattattttatatatttataaattataaacgtATAAACCTATTAGTAATATCAATAGATTATTGACAGATTTGGTAATATCAATAGATTATTGACAGATTTGGTAACACAAtgttttatgttaaaatttattaataaatctattaaaattataaatttattctattcaTAAATCCGTTAAAATTGCAACCGACCaaaatttgtttttaaaatttattaataattcaaaACTTTTTTATAGTGTATTAGCTctgcaatttaattttaaggaaaatttaataaaatttatttgtgtttattaggaaaataagtaaaaaaagataaataaaataataataaaatttatcatgaaaaaatgattattaaaataaattataaactatttaaaatattaatgataaaattattaattattgataaaaaattatgattatatttttactttttaatcacAATTAATTCACATAATCACAATAGTTTTGTGAATCTAGTATAATATATACTAACCGGGGCATATTTCTTAGGAAGAATAATCCTTCTTATTCCTCCTACTCGCATGTTTTTAATCGCTTTCACAACTCCTGCATCAATTAGTTcattattttagaaattaaaaaaaaaaaaagaaaaaaaattagattaacaattcaaggattcatgtgtatgttttttatttttttatttttttttttcacctgGCCCAAATATATGATCGCACAAGTGGACTTCCACCGAAGAAGTATTGTGCTCTAAACTGTTAAAAAGGGTATCTCCGGCATCATTATAAAGGTTGCAGTGGATCCTCAGCTGCCATTAACAAGGTAAAATCTCATTATTTTTGTAATCTGTATATATGAAAAATGGAAAAGTCgcaaaatttacataaaattcACCATAATCAACGGTGAGCATTCAACCAGTTACCTGTAAAATCTGATCATCTGTTGCTATAGCACCTTTACCCTTTTTAACATCCCGGTACCAAACCTCTGAACTATACATCTTTTCAACATGGTAATTCTCATCCTCTAGTACTTGTTTCAGCAGTTTCCCTGTTAATTTAATCATCAAAATTGCCAAAATGTCGTTTAgcaaaattaatttctatacaaAAACAGTAGCATTCTTCATCTTCTGACAGGGAAAACGATGACGAACCTTTCTCTAGAGGGAAAGTTCCACAGTTAGTTTTATTCAATTCTGAAACAGAATGATCAAGTGTTGGACACTTGTAGTCTTTAATCACCGTCTGGAACAATCGACTGACAACGTTGCCACATTTGATCTCATCATGCATCTCATTTCCCTTGTCTCCACTGCTTCATATTCGTATCAGAAATGCAGCAACGCCATAGTTAATCAAGCTGAAGCTCAGAAGAaatcaaaataaagaagaaacaaTCTTTATTCTTTACCTTCCATGATCTTTTTTGGTGAAAAATGAGTGGTAACCCATTGTTTTCATCTTCTCCTTAGCATCGAAAATGATGGAATCTGTGCTTGCCGGATGAGTTAAGTCTGCTTCAAAGGAGAAGAGTTAAATCTATATGCTTatatgagagaaagagagagagagagagagagaaagaaagttGGTTGTGTACAGGCAAAAGCTGGCTTGGGGGTGAGAGAGAGGGCCGCAGAAGAGATCATCACAGTTGCTAGTATCCGATTTAAACTTCTGGTTGCCATGGGCGTCAGAGAGATCGTCTGCTGTTACTTTGTATGCAAAATCTCTAGTCGCCTGCCTGCAAATTCACAAGGTTTAGTAGGTCTCCAAGATCttttaatatcaaaatatattattataagttAAAATGACaactcatattaaaaaaaaaattattaacttgaTGATATATTCTTGTGTAGTATGacatgaaataataaaattattaattttaaaattaatgtaataaTTAGTGAATGTAAGATATATTAAAAAGAGAATattcaatattaattatatttttgtttaaaaataattataaatttatttgttcaATAATTGTCGGAGaaatatgtaaaaatatttttattaattttaatattataatttaaattttgtaattCACAAGAAATTCTAACCACCTGATCAGCGATGTCatacttttaataaaatttggaCAAACTTCTATATATAATGAGACAAAGACATTAATTAACTTGACTTAGATTTTTCAGAATCAGTGGTTAGATGCTATGAATGAAattaagtaattatttttttggttgttaggtataaattatttttataaataattattttatggtTGTTACGaacaaattatttattctaaatgTCACACATTTATAAAATTCACAAATATCTTactttcatatttaaaaatatttttatttaatttttatataattttaataataatcatttaattatatttacagATTTAATCTCCCAGTAAATGTATAATTTAAATGTATTGGATTTCAATATCTGAAGCTACGAGCATGAATGAAAGATCAGTTGCTCATCCTTCGAAATAAATTTCTGGCTATATATAGCAAGTGGCAAAGCAGAAAGTCTCCGGGCTAGTGACCCTATAGCAACTTCAACTTGCATACTGTCCTTCCATTGCAATAACAACAAACATTATGGACAGgtacttaaattaattattttctttttccatttgCTTAATTACGATTTCAGTTTGTGTAAATTACATAACAGCTAAGTATGTATATTCTTGAGAATTCAGGGAAACGCCTGATGAAAGCCCACCGGTCGGAAACGACGGCGACTGGAAGAAGGAAAAATTAGAAAAACTTGAAAAATCGAAACAGGTTCAGTTAAGCGCACTGGATGATCTCGTTTCTGTGAACTCCCTTTTCACAATAGCCATCTTCTTGGGCTTAGCCTTCGCATCTCCATCTCAACAAAGCCTTGATAATCGACCGGAATGTTCACCGGACGTCAAGATGGAAAAGAGGCTTGTTCTTTATGAAGTACTATCGTTTGCTTGCTTCCTCCTTTCAAGCCTGGTGGCGAAATCTCTCAAGCTTTTCATCAATGTCCAAGACACCAAAGAAACTATACGTATTGATCGAGCTCATGAATATAAAGTGATAAAGCCAAGAAGAGGTTTCATGATACTTTTGTCGGTGTTGGCGTCGACGATTGGGGTGGTGTTTTTGACGATTTCAATGGTTGATGTTGTTCAGATAAAGATCGGGAAGATGTCGTGTGGGATTTATGAGACTCGTGCTGCTGTGATATCGCTATGTGCTGTTGTGGCTCTGGCTCTCGTCATCTATTTACCTTCGACTATGATAACTATTTTACGTTGTATGTATAATTTTTAGTACGAGAACGGACGTCGACATAGTTTCATGCGTACAGTCGGATctgaataattatatattttatggacgtaattatatgttttatggaCGAAATTCTGGCTAGTGTTgtctttataatataaattataaaatttatattgaatAATTCCAAGTgagatttaaatttgaaattattttatctttcgAGACACGACTTTAGTATCATTAATGTGATTTTTCATCTGTAATATGAATTACACTAAAGCCAAATTTAAAACTAgatatacaaattaaaaaatcaatctaAAAATTAAGAAGCCTATCCAATCAAACAAATCACAATCAAATCAATCCACCAAGAAGGGGATGATGTAGAGGTTTACGGCCTTGAAACAGTTTACAGAAATGGGATTCAATAGACGTGGTGGCGTGGTCCTAAGAATACTAATACCAAACATAAACTATAGCCCTCCTTGAAAACTAGAGATAAGTTAGATCCACAGAAACACCCTCACCACTGAAATGCTATGgacttaaaaaaaaacaaaaaaataaaaaataaaataaaaaacctttttatttatttttaatattgttaTCATATtcctcaaaaattaaatttttatatgtgtCCGTCAAATGTGTACACCTAAATAATAGATTGATTTAATGGGTTAATCgttaattcataattaa
This genomic interval from Manihot esculenta cultivar AM560-2 chromosome 12, M.esculenta_v8, whole genome shotgun sequence contains the following:
- the LOC110627803 gene encoding uncharacterized protein LOC110627803 isoform X1, with product MATRSLNRILATVMISSAALSLTPKPAFAYLTHPASTDSIIFDAKEKMKTMGYHSFFTKKDHGSSGDKGNEMHDEIKCGNVVSRLFQTVIKDYKCPTLDHSVSELNKTNCGTFPLEKGKLLKQVLEDENYHVEKMYSSEVWYRDVKKGKGAIATDDQILQLRIHCNLYNDAGDTLFNSLEHNTSSVEVHLCDHIFGPGVVKAIKNMRVGGIRRIILPKKYAPASGVQMISKRGAPNIKAYGVMDVELVAVCASPVCCS
- the LOC110627803 gene encoding uncharacterized protein LOC110627803 isoform X2 gives rise to the protein MATRSLNRILATVMISSAALSLTPKPAFAYLTHPASTDSIIFDAKEKMKTMGYHSFFTKKDHGSGDKGNEMHDEIKCGNVVSRLFQTVIKDYKCPTLDHSVSELNKTNCGTFPLEKGKLLKQVLEDENYHVEKMYSSEVWYRDVKKGKGAIATDDQILQLRIHCNLYNDAGDTLFNSLEHNTSSVEVHLCDHIFGPGVVKAIKNMRVGGIRRIILPKKYAPASGVQMISKRGAPNIKAYGVMDVELVAVCASPVCCS
- the LOC110627803 gene encoding uncharacterized protein LOC110627803 isoform X3, which translates into the protein MATRSLNRILATVMISSAALSLTPKPAFAYLTHPASTDSIIFDAKEKMKTMGYHSFFTKKDHGSSGDKGNEMHDEIKCGNVVSRLFQTVIKDYKCPTLDHSVSELNKTNCGTFPLEKGKLLKQVLEDENYHVEKMYSSEVWYRDVKKGKGAIATDDQILQLRIHCNLYNDAGDTLFNSLEHNTSSVEVHLCDHIFGPGVVKAIKNMRVGGIRRIILPKKYAPMISKRGAPNIKAYGVMDVELVAVCASPVCCS
- the LOC122721389 gene encoding uncharacterized protein LOC122721389 translates to MDRETPDESPPVGNDGDWKKEKLEKLEKSKQVQLSALDDLVSVNSLFTIAIFLGLAFASPSQQSLDNRPECSPDVKMEKRLVLYEVLSFACFLLSSLVAKSLKLFINVQDTKETIRIDRAHEYKVIKPRRGFMILLSVLASTIGVVFLTISMVDVVQIKIGKMSCGIYETRAAVISLCAVVALALVIYLPSTMITILRCMYNF